One stretch of Campylobacter sp. CNRCH_2014_0184h DNA includes these proteins:
- a CDS encoding glycosyl transferase family 90, which yields MADSRFMMNVKGIAKSFIPRKIYQNQLQNILKEILKSKNIDNIITRLNYYNLQNDFFDIKKFENYEKIGKFPFKKTSYAYDAYAISKYFDDDFLWVKGFGDISYNLKYPSIAKSRPVENGFNNIILKLDKNRHFDFIQDKNQFEDKEDLLFFRGAIYQPHRIKFFEKYFDNPRCDIAHVGGRKIQAEKWIKNLNFKISRAYQTQFKFLLSLEGNDVASNLKWAMRTNSLVLAPKMRYETWFMEGKLVPNEHFALIDDDYENVEALLDYYLINPHRAKEIIQNAHAYIEQFLDEKIEFYIGILVLAKYFYYSNQLDLPKDIVDLFD from the coding sequence ATGGCAGATTCTAGATTTATGATGAATGTAAAAGGCATAGCTAAAAGTTTTATACCTAGAAAAATTTATCAAAATCAATTGCAAAATATTTTAAAAGAAATTTTAAAATCAAAAAATATAGATAATATTATTACTCGTTTAAATTATTATAATCTGCAAAATGATTTTTTTGATATAAAAAAATTTGAAAATTATGAAAAAATAGGAAAATTTCCTTTTAAAAAAACTTCTTATGCTTACGATGCTTATGCAATCAGTAAGTATTTTGATGATGATTTTTTATGGGTTAAAGGTTTTGGGGATATTAGTTATAATCTTAAATATCCAAGTATAGCTAAATCAAGACCGGTTGAAAATGGTTTTAATAATATCATTTTAAAATTAGACAAAAACAGACATTTTGATTTTATACAAGATAAAAACCAATTTGAAGATAAAGAAGATTTGCTTTTTTTTAGAGGCGCAATTTATCAACCTCATCGTATTAAATTTTTTGAAAAGTATTTTGATAATCCTCGTTGTGATATTGCTCATGTTGGTGGTAGAAAAATTCAAGCCGAAAAATGGATTAAAAATTTAAATTTTAAAATCAGTAGAGCCTATCAAACTCAGTTTAAATTTTTACTTTCTTTAGAAGGCAATGATGTAGCAAGCAACTTAAAGTGGGCGATGAGAACAAATTCTTTAGTTTTGGCACCAAAAATGCGCTATGAAACTTGGTTTATGGAAGGAAAGCTAGTTCCAAATGAGCACTTTGCTTTGATTGATGATGATTATGAAAATGTAGAAGCTTTGCTTGATTATTATTTAATTAATCCGCATAGAGCAAAAGAAATCATTCAAAATGCCCATGCTTACATAGAGCAATTTTTGGATGAAAAGATAGAATTTTATATAGGAATTTTAGTTTTAGCTAAGTATTTTTATTATTCTAATCAGCTTGATTTGCCAAAAGATATTGTTGATTTATTTGATTAA